In Pseudophryne corroboree isolate aPseCor3 chromosome 3, aPseCor3.hap2, whole genome shotgun sequence, a genomic segment contains:
- the LOC135054512 gene encoding zinc finger protein OZF-like isoform X2, whose amino-acid sequence MMENHRPLTSLDGPSNRDTPERCPRPLYSQDCTEEDWGKYFCYDKIEYISGEKETYATDLKIEETHMNDNTDDIEGEKKTYVRGDQQCKKKEISTAIRTGGCTRWNVSEEHLLLFPDGKIKDVDFARDSPKETPLTPVIHNSDIGSTVAMFPSTIDGKCFTQPDKRPFPCPECGKCFSYKSNLLIHQRTHTGEKPFPCSECGKCFAYKSVLAAHGRSHTGEKPFPCTECGKSFAQKSHLIIHQRLHTGETPYSCPQCGKGFTHKTHLVNHERGHTGDATFSCSECGKCFPQKSALVVHQRSHTGEKPFPCSECGKCFAQKIDLVRHQRIHTGEKPFSCFKCGKWFTNKAHLAKHQRIHTGERPFSCSECGKCFTQKSSVIVHERLHR is encoded by the exons gggcccagtaacagagataccccagagagatgtccccgtcctctgtattcccaggattgtacagaggaggatTGG GGTAAATACTTTTGTTACGATAAGATAGAATATATTAGTGGAGAAAAAGAAACTTATGCGACCGATCTGAAGATAGAAGAGACACATATGAATGATAATACAGATGATATCGAGGGAGAAAAAAAgacatatgtgaggggtgatcagcagtgtaagaagAAGGAAATCTCTACAGCTAtccgcacag GTGGATGTACCCGCTGGAATGTCTCAGAGGAACATCTCCTTTTATTTCCAGATGGTAAAATAAAAGATGTTGACTTCGCCCGAGATTCTCCAAAAGAAACCCCTCTTACCCCAGTTATACATAACTCTGATATTGGTTCGACTGTTGCAATGTTTCCCTCTACGATAGATGGCAAATGTTTTACACAGCCAGATAAGcgcccatttccatgtcctgagtgtgggaaatgttttagctaTAAATCAAACTTACTTATACATCAGAGAACacacacaggtgaaaaaccattcccctgttctgagtgtgggaaatgttttgcatataaatcagTTCTTGCTGCACatgggagaagtcacacaggggagaaaccatttccatgtactgagtgtgggaaatcttttgCACAAAAATCACATTTAATTATACATCAGAGACTTCACACAGGCGAGACACCATATTCATGTCctcagtgtgggaaaggttttacaCACAAAACACATCTTGTTAATCATGAGAGAGGTCACACGGGTGATGCaacattttcttgttctgagtgtgggaaatgttttccacagaaatcggcacttgttgtacatcagagaagtcacacaggggagaaaccatttccatgttctgagtgtgggaaatgttttgcacaaaaaatAGATCTTGTCAGACATCAGAGAATTCATACAggggagaaaccattttcttgctttaagtgtgggaaatggtttacaAACAAAGCACATCTTGctaaacatcagagaattcacacaggtgagaggccattttcatgctctgagtgtgggaaatgttttacccagaaatcatcTGTTATTGTACATGAGAGgttacacaggtga
- the LOC135054512 gene encoding zinc finger protein OZF-like isoform X1, with the protein MMENHRPLTSLDGPSNRDTPERCPRPLYSQDCTEEDWGKYFCYDKIEYISGEKETYATDLKIEETHMNDNTDDIEGEKKTYVRGDQQCKKKEISTAIRTAGGCTRWNVSEEHLLLFPDGKIKDVDFARDSPKETPLTPVIHNSDIGSTVAMFPSTIDGKCFTQPDKRPFPCPECGKCFSYKSNLLIHQRTHTGEKPFPCSECGKCFAYKSVLAAHGRSHTGEKPFPCTECGKSFAQKSHLIIHQRLHTGETPYSCPQCGKGFTHKTHLVNHERGHTGDATFSCSECGKCFPQKSALVVHQRSHTGEKPFPCSECGKCFAQKIDLVRHQRIHTGEKPFSCFKCGKWFTNKAHLAKHQRIHTGERPFSCSECGKCFTQKSSVIVHERLHR; encoded by the exons gggcccagtaacagagataccccagagagatgtccccgtcctctgtattcccaggattgtacagaggaggatTGG GGTAAATACTTTTGTTACGATAAGATAGAATATATTAGTGGAGAAAAAGAAACTTATGCGACCGATCTGAAGATAGAAGAGACACATATGAATGATAATACAGATGATATCGAGGGAGAAAAAAAgacatatgtgaggggtgatcagcagtgtaagaagAAGGAAATCTCTACAGCTAtccgcacag CAGGTGGATGTACCCGCTGGAATGTCTCAGAGGAACATCTCCTTTTATTTCCAGATGGTAAAATAAAAGATGTTGACTTCGCCCGAGATTCTCCAAAAGAAACCCCTCTTACCCCAGTTATACATAACTCTGATATTGGTTCGACTGTTGCAATGTTTCCCTCTACGATAGATGGCAAATGTTTTACACAGCCAGATAAGcgcccatttccatgtcctgagtgtgggaaatgttttagctaTAAATCAAACTTACTTATACATCAGAGAACacacacaggtgaaaaaccattcccctgttctgagtgtgggaaatgttttgcatataaatcagTTCTTGCTGCACatgggagaagtcacacaggggagaaaccatttccatgtactgagtgtgggaaatcttttgCACAAAAATCACATTTAATTATACATCAGAGACTTCACACAGGCGAGACACCATATTCATGTCctcagtgtgggaaaggttttacaCACAAAACACATCTTGTTAATCATGAGAGAGGTCACACGGGTGATGCaacattttcttgttctgagtgtgggaaatgttttccacagaaatcggcacttgttgtacatcagagaagtcacacaggggagaaaccatttccatgttctgagtgtgggaaatgttttgcacaaaaaatAGATCTTGTCAGACATCAGAGAATTCATACAggggagaaaccattttcttgctttaagtgtgggaaatggtttacaAACAAAGCACATCTTGctaaacatcagagaattcacacaggtgagaggccattttcatgctctgagtgtgggaaatgttttacccagaaatcatcTGTTATTGTACATGAGAGgttacacaggtga